A stretch of DNA from Malus sylvestris chromosome 9, drMalSylv7.2, whole genome shotgun sequence:
gaaggtgggaaaagggatcttccctgcctgctcaagagatgccggctgagaaaaaaccaaagacttcttttGCTCGCGCGGGTTCGCCGACTGCCTccaggcttgtgattgacttgactttttccaaggggacgaaaaatgaggctgctagatctgagcatgtggcacctgccatgtcaagaatggctagtacgattgctgataggTTGTTCAGCATAAAGGTCTTATCATGCCCCTAGTGCCGAATTTTGTACCAAGACGTCTGTTGagagctaagtctggttcacctttggagaggcttgctattatgaagagcgataaggtggactctgctgctaaagtggcaccaaggcccattccttatgttgctgagactgattcgcctgctgGGTGAGGAAACTGCTCATgtaggcagctgtgagaaatccactaagcctgcttctcGGGAGGCTGCTGAAATATAtatgcttttgaaaccagatctcttgaaaacatggactcttgtgccaagtttgttgatggtgtCAGAAAGGTGTTTGCCTAAGCTCGTTTGCAAAGCATACAACCTAATATAGAAggactgctctgcttgctatgatgcagatatagcaaggctgctaAGGAGACGGCAAATACTATGGTAGATTCTAAGCTCTTTACTTTGAAtgggtctaatatttctgcccccacttctttgCAACTTGAGACCGCTCGTCAaaagatcgttgacttgaagactagggttgacgcgatccaagttaagcatgaaagtgcagagaaggagattggatgttatatacctcagattcaagatcttgagtttgcagtttttgagcttcgtttcgctgcttatgcaaaggatgaaaaaGTGATtgttgcttataatcaagtaatccacttcaagagaatcgttgataggcttgaaccccaagtgtaggaacttcaaggtgtactgaagatcaacgaaagtctgaagaaggaagtggatgagctgcagagcATCCATGTTAGTCTGCTCAAGGAGGATGAGCAGCCGAAAGATGAAAAGGCTGGGCTCGgggtttcgagaccttctctatttctccagaaaacttgcttgattttacttttgaggcttctattggtgaagtagttggagaagttagtacCCAGGTTAGGGCAGCCGagggtgaagcgccggatgataccgctgctaagagcgtcgcggctactgaaggtgtggcgactaagtagtcgtgggatatccaagctgctatagtcttctaggtagcctttaggattttatttgtttatttttgtagctctcgttttgcttgaactctttCGGCCTTTGCtggttgtttataaacatgttttccttcacttttcttcatattcgcttcttttgttcatgctctcacctttagacttgatagaccagtggcaggcatgctacttttttataaacaGACAAGCTcacgtagcctatgcagccgtaggtgttggtgtagaactttgcaaagttgttagccattggGTTGGCAGCtagatgccttacttacagaaacAAACAAGTCtacgtaaccactaggctgttaaccttgactttctccaattttgtaggttgcgtagcaagtatcacaacactttaagacttggtgtaggttgtttcgCGCTTGgcaggtgaagcttatcgactacgtagcatgtcggcagtggataaaactttaTATATGTgcactagcttgtttaacctttcacaagaatgtgcggttgtataagtctagcgcggctttactgctcaaagggcaagccgtaggcagtcttccggaatccgtaggctaccttagtgcactcagtagcagctttagggttccaaggcagccgtctgtagggcgtactgcgtaatgtgccccatccgtctctagggctcagttccccacggattaagccaagagacccaaaatccttcagttagttaagccttgaaaaagaccattgtggctacttctaggaatctcggcgcaagccatcgtgcatctagttatactagggcaaccaggctcatccacgtctggatattcggagtgcaAAGTTTATCAtctcgtcttggagagctgacccatatgggtgtcggggaattggtttaccctctcgcactggaaagaaattagtttatcctctcgcattaGAGTGCATGGTTGGTCTTatggggggcgcaattcctacgATGGGTCCTTAAGAAGGgcacagtcttcttttgaagtgccggagtgatcagttgttgtaagcatgcagccaagccaagttgtgattacttctgaattcgtcattgaaaaatgagtgaaacgaacgagaacttagctataaggtaggaactgcataacaactggataatcctcGACTTGTGATGTGGTGCTcgtcgagcttcttgagtcttcgggcttagatgtagtgggaggtcacacatggtacttcttcaaattgtaggcgctccactaCTTTTCTGCCAAatttaagcttgtggccatctccttttggttgctcgtcttttagtggtgcgatatgcccatagacatccaggGAGTTCGtttggccattttcttttcttactggTGGGGGATTTCTTGTGGTAGTCAATGATCATCTTGGTGGATACTTTGGCCTACTTATTGCCTTGAGAATATCTTGGcgtagacatgtgctgcttgatgccatatttttagaagaacttcgccaaatatTTGCCCACGAATTATGGGTTGTTgttggtgacgatggattaagggatgccaaattggtaaatgatgttcctccaaatgaagcgctctatgtacatctgaatcgtggtcgtcatgggctctgcttttacctatttggtgaagtagtcggttgccacgatcatcatgcctttgcccctagtagtcttgctggtgattagctgggaatcgaaatgaattgaaagctttttgaccgccaagtcttttgtcattcgaatGCCTGTTAGTagggcttcgtactctgcttcgttgttagatgctttgaaacctagaatGATCGCCTGCTTGGGTATCGAACCGCTTAGGGTGACAAGGACCACGTCTGCTCTtgaacctttgtagttggatgcactgttgacatgcaaatgccagaagtctccatcagGTAGAGTAAGCACGAATGAAGTGTGCTCAGCTACCGTCAGGGCGTCATTGGGCCGCTCTGTTACGTTGTCAAAGCTAGGCGTGAAGGCGCGTTAGGGAGCCATGAAACTAGGGCCATGTTACATGtggcaggagatgctcaactacCAGTATtaggccactctagagttgaataatggagcaagggtcggctagggccaTATGACGCGCAGCAGGAAGTAGTGTTCAACTGCCAATACATGTTGctcttatgtagaatctttaggggcgacgaggacaaaacttgcttatGAGTGTTCCTTCCAGTGTTTGTCTGCCCTTGACGTGTCTTTTGGGctgagttgttgcgttcgtcagaaaactttgcatccacCAAGGTCTACTCTTTTATTGTCGTTCGTCTGGATTCGGtggaatagtgcgtcatgatgatgactgcgtgcgtttgaaggtaaaacttgagcttttaggttacaacaaatatttccaaagttaacttttgaatttctaatagcatcgaggagagcttttaaactgtggaataGAGGTAGTCGgtcccccagctcttctcgcatgatgatagagcttattgctggtctagataccgtcaaacacgTGAATAAGTCCTCAGCTGCTTCTGGTTTGGATAGTAGGGATGTGacgtcgggtacttcttcaagtctttgaatgtgcattggcgagcctcgtcccaaagtgcatgcttctctgccagagcgaaaaagtttgccagagttagatcttctttcatgatcaattttctgaatagcgggtggtctactggaagtcctttttgaaatgctgctctagctatcgagtcgttgcatccgactatccttgccttctctactttgaagctcctcacatagtcgcgaaacgactcctttgggttcttcgtgacgtcgaacaaatggtcagacttcttttttatcgagcgataggatgaatattctttggtgaaaaccaaagaaagttcgtagaaatttcggatggattgtggtggcagggtgtagaaccaatcttgcgcctcgccttgtagagtggtggcgaatatcttgcatatgagatcatcgttgtttcgataaagaatcattgcgcttcggtaacactttaagtgtctcttcgggtcttcatcccctttgaaagatgtgaaatgtggcatgttgAACTCGCGTTGAGGCTCTATCTGCTCGATAtcatccgtgaagggtgacctgcttatgttggtcatgttccgtcgtagtgcctcgttggtgacctcgttgcgttggaaattatgaatcgcttggtcaagagtctctctacttcttcctgaattttcctttgttggggtagcggagctctcggcaaCCCctagccatgacttgctggtctaggctgctcttccatgtgtttggctcgtctataccacggatgcagtgcatgtggtgcatTCCTaacaggcgagcgagttcttcgcaggctactggttgaacttgagctggattgagtgactgcttctccgtccgtcgtgctgcctactccgatgtgaggtggaggatgctccttgcgggtttagccacgaatgaacactttgccctaaaggttgctcatgttgactatcgaagtgtgaccccaaccgtaaatgtatgctcatccgtgggcctagtcgagagtgcacgcttctCCGTGCACTAAGACgggacgggagtatacgctatctcggaaCCCAATcaggaatgtacactgcctgaaTGCTTGGCTCAttgctggtcgagtggctgcttgccgggacgctgctggaaaggttcgtctacccttgtcctacttcgggatacctcgtccggggcacgttggatcccgatgcgttgtAAAAGTTGAAtcaccaaggttgtctattGTGCAAGggtgctcgtcaactctatgacttgtcgagaaaagtgttgttcgccatttggattggaagagcttggaaagaATGTGCCTTCTTGGGCAGTGGAAAGGTGGTAGACTCCGTgcacgagatttgagttgggaaatgtcaaatccatgaaaaaatgtggtgagaatgcccccggctcgatgataagtccggatggttgagatagtcttgggccgacttgggctgcttggaaagccacaggAGCAAGTTaggccacgagagcaggctgggccgtgagagtgggttgctcgacGGGAGCAGGTTGGACCACcgaagtgggctgctcgtcgggagcaggctaggccacgagagcaggctgaaccacgggagtgggctgctcgtcgggagtagGTTGGGTagcgagagtgggctgctcgttgtGAGCAAGCTGTTCAGCGCAtgatgcatgcgaatgcgaggcttgagCTCAGACGCATACaagcactactacaaaagggccCTATAGTGTCAGTTGTTGCGtcggtttaatataatatagtggcgCACAAGAGAGTTGCGACACCCACTGAATATGACGTCGGTTTTAGAAAGCCTGCGTCGCTTTTAAACGACGTAAACatttaatgtcgcttataaccgacacacattttaataattttaaatactgGCGTCGCTTTAAATAAAacagtgtcgcttttaagcaACATAAAGTATGGGTGTCGCATATAGAAGCGACactaattgatttttttatatattttaaatcctaCGTCGGTTCTGAAcgacatatattttattttttaaaatattttgaaacccaGTGTCGGTTGTAAGCGACAGACTGATGATCTTTATATACCCTCCCCCgtgttttcttcattttctcttgcATTTATCTCATTCTCACGGTTTACAAGACTTCTGCTGTTCTCTCTCTCACCTTCCGAGTTCTTCcaagttcattcttcacaaaggtaagtttttcttgcttgtagtatttttattttctcctcttATGTTTAATGTTTTGATACAATTTATTGTTGAAGGGAATTTATTTGAGCTGGTTGAGTATATAAAGAATTGATCGACGACGGAATTCTTCTATAATTCAAGTTTCTAtcactaaattctttaatttttaaattgtataatacacaagtttatttatttaaaaattgtaatttaagtagttagataaatttctattatttttgttaaattaattcatatttaggcgaattaattaattttgtcacttgaattgttatgggaaaatggaatgaatattatttataagcatttatgttaaattaacaacattaaatataacataaacttataatattgagtaatttaagaatatattatgttaaattaattttttttgcactctaattgttattttaatttgttgttattttgataattttttgttgttatttactagaatggattagatgagaataatttgaattgttatgagaaaatggaatgaatattatttataagcatttatgttaaattaacaacattaaatataacataaacttataatattgagtaatgtaagaatatattatgttaaattaattttgtttgcactctaattgttattttaatttgttgttattttgataatgttttgttgttatttactagaatggattagatgagaataatttgaattgttatgagaaaatggaatgaataataattataagcatttatgttaaattaacaatcttaaatataacataaaattataatatttagttatataagaatatattatattaaattatttttttttgcaatttgaattgttatgagaaaatggaatgaataatatttataagcatttatgttaaattaacaatattaaatataacataaacttataatatttagtaatataagaatatattatgttaaagaatttttttttgcaatttgaatatttatgagaaaatggaatgaataatatttataagcatttatgttaaattaacaatattaaatataacataaacttataatatttagtaatataaaaatatattatgttaaattaatttttttttgcaatttgaatggttatgagaaaatgaaatgaataatatttataagcatttatgttaaattaacaatattaatataacataaacttatcatttttagtaatataagaatatattatgttaaagaattttttttttgcaatttgaatggttatgagaaaatgaaatgaataatatttataagcatttatgttaaattaacaatattaatataacataaacttatcatttttagtaatataagaatatattatgttaaattaattttttttacaatttgaattgttatgagaaaatggaatgaataatttaaataagcatttatgttaaattaacaatattaaatataacttttgcactataattgttattttattttattgttattttgataacttttggttgttatttactagaatggaatagatgagcataattttgataactttttgttgttattttaatttgtttttactataATAGGTGTTGAGAATTAAAAGATTGCAATCGTGATAGAGTTCGAGGGTTGAaagatagaaattgaaaattctaatagttaTGCCTACATGATAGGGATTGCAAGATTGTAGGCATCTTAGTGTCAGCGCAATATTTTACCCTCGTAAACTGGTAAAACATGGAAAAGAGTTGGTTGACGATACCCCGAAATTTTGAAGTGTATACAGctggaattaatttgtttttggatcaagcagttgcaaatggtgttggtcctgataagtttagatgtccttgcaaaagatgttGTAATCGATATACTTTTGTTAGGAACACTATTATTGAACATCTCATattgtatgatatggataaagatTATAAAAATGCTTGCTGGCGACATCATGGCGAGCAAAACATTGGAGAGCAAAATGTGgcaattggagaagaagaaacaggagatgaggtgattggcatgcaTGACTTTCTTAATGATGTATTTGTCCAACCATTAACAGAAGAAGGTGTTGGGCCGTCTACTGAACCGTCTATTGGGGAAGGGCgtccagaagaggtggagacttTTTTTAGGTTGCTTGAAGAGGCAGATCAAGATTCATGGCCAGGGTGTAAGGAGTTTAAGAAATTAGAAGCAGTTGTAAGACTGTATCAGATCAAGTGTTTAGCGGGAATGCCATACGACATCTTCACAACTTTACTGgagttaattaaaagaatgtTGCCTGAAGGGGATTGTTTGCCTGAATCATGTTATAAGgcaaaaaaacttataaatgacTTGGGTCTGACGTATGTGAAAATTGATGCATGTCCCAATGATTGCATGATCTATTGGAAAGATACTTCGGATTTGACCGTGTGCTCGGTTTGTggtgaatcaagatataaaattACCAACGCAGCGGATAGGTCGAGAAAAAAGATCGCAGCTAAGGTTATgtggtattttcctttaaaaccacGATTGCAACGATTTTTTATGTCGAAGCATACGGCTGAACATATGAGGTGGCATGCAGTTGAATGTCCTAAAGATGAGTTTATGAGACATCCTTCAGATTCTCCAACATGGAagcatttggataatttatatcCGGATTTTGCGTCAGAAATTCGAAATGTTCGATTAGGGTTGgccagtgatggatttaatcctTTTGGAAAAATGAGGAATGATCATAGCACATGGCCTGTGGTGCTTTCTGTTTACAATTTGCCGCCTTGGATGTGTATGAAGCAACTAAATTTGTTGTTGTCTCTTTTAATACCAGGACCGCGCAGTCCTGGTAAAAAGATTGATGTATACATGCGTCCACTGATTGACGAGTTGAATGAGTTGTGGGAGGTGGGCACTCCAACTTATGATGCGTATTCCAACCAAAGTTTTACGATGAAGGCTGCTGTCTTATGGACTATAAGTGATTTTCCGGCTTATGGAATGTTGTCAGGATGGAGTACACATGGCTATAAAGCATGTCCACATTGCATGCATGATAAAGAATCCATTTACTTGCCGGCGAGTCGTAAAATTTGTTATATGGGACATCGACAGTTTCTTGAAGATAATCATAGGTTTCGAAGGTAAACCACAGCTTTTAATGGTCGTCGAGAGCATCGTAGTGCACCAAGGCAGTGGACTGGTTTACAATGTCTCGAAGAACTTTGTACATTGAGATTTACTtttggaaaaccaaagaaaaatgcTTCAGTTGGGCAACGCAGAAAAAGAACTTCGAGCAATACAAGTGGTAACAGTCAGTGGAAGAAGaaatctattttttatgaactacCTTATTGGAGGCATCTGTTGATTAGACACAATCTTGATGTTATGCATATCGAGAAGAATATATGTGACAGTGTGGTGGGAACATTGCTAGgtatagaaaagtctaaagatggATTGGCTGCACGTGTAGATCTTGAAGTCTTGAACATAAGACGCAGTCAACACCCACGTAGAGAAGGAAATAGAACATTTCTACCTCCAGCTTTGTTCAcgttgaaaagagaagaaaaaactgcGTTTTGCAATGTGTTGTCTACTATTCGGGTCCCCGATGGATATTCATCAAATTTATCGCGATGTGTGCACGTGAATGAACGAAAAATACATGGGTTGAAAAGTCATGATTGCTATGTTTTAATGCAGCAGTTACTCCCGCTTGCAATACGCCCGGTTTTGCCTAAAGCTGTTACTATGGTATTATTAGGGTTGAGTGCAATTTTCAGACAGTTGTGTAGTAAGAAGGAGTCTGAGGAAGGATTCAAGGAACTGAGTTCAAGAATTGCCTTGACATTATGTCAACTTGAAAAAATATTTCCTCCTGCATTTTTTGATATAATGGTGCACCTTCCAGTTCACTTGGCAGATGAAGCAGCTCTTGCAGGGCCTGTTCCCTAtagatggatgtatccaattgaacggtaattaataattttttataaattttttacaattgtagtcataactttaatttataattataattgtttGTGTTTCGTTTATAATTATAGGTATTTGCAAACGTTGAAGCGTTATGTTCGTAATAAGGGTTATCCTGAAGGTTCTATTGCTGAAGCATATTTGGTGGATGAGTGCTAGTCCTTCTGTTCCATGTATCTTAGAGGTGTCGAGTCTCGTCGTACCCGTAGAGGCTGAAATGAAGATGGGATTGGACGTGGAGTGTCTGATGGGTTATCAATTTTTGACTCTAAAGGATGTTATATGGGTTCAGGAGAACATGTGGAGCTCGATCTAAATGCTCTTGATCAGTGCCATAGATACATTCTAAATAATTGTGATGAAGTGAACCCATTTAGAAGGTAAGAACGTTTAATCATACGTTTTAATGTTTTATTGGTTTTCTtaactttgaaaaattaattatctaaatttgGACATAATTGTGTAGCCAACATGAGGAATTCTTGAAAACTAAACATCGTCGAGAAAGGTTAACTATGCGCCAAATTAAGGAGCTAAGCAAGAAAGAATTTCCAAAATGGTTCAAGCAACATGTGAGTTGATATAACAatcacattatttatttattgttttgcattttaattATAACATGTTATAGTTATTCTGTCAATTTTTATCTTCATACTTATTACAGATGAATTCAAGCTATCATGCTAATGACACGTTGATATCTGAAGACTTGCATTGGCTAGCTAATTATCCTAGTAGGGTTGTGAGTAGATATAAAAGTCACATTGTTCATGGGTTTAGATTTCGTATAAAATTTGTGGATGATAAGCATAAGAATCAAAATTGTGGTGTCTTTGTACCTGCAAATGTTCCTGGAGCAATTGGGCAAGTGAATTGTTATGGCAGAGTTGTTGATATGTTCGAGGTTAAATATTGTGGTCCTACTGAGGTGGGAGATAGGGGTCGAGCTGTGATGTTATTTAAGTGCGAATGGGTTAATAGTGAAAGTCCACGAGGAATGAAGACCGATCAATATGGATTTACTATGGTGAATTTCAATCAATTGGGATTTAAAGAGGATCCTTTCATACTAGCATCACAAGCATTACAAGCATTTTACGTGGaggacacaattgaaaaagattgGCACGTAGTTGTTCGAACTCAGCCGAGGGATTTGTTTGACGTACTAGAGGATAGTGATGCTATTGATGATTATGCCATACCGAATTTGGATGATCGAATTcttgataatgaaaattttcatacAAGGGTTGGCGTGGAAGAGACtccttttcttgaattattAGCGTTGCCTACCGAGTTCGTTAATCATGCCAATGTCGACGATGAGCTAACAGATGATGACGGAGAATAAATATgttaattattttatgtattaatTATACTATCTTTCATTTCGTATGTTATGATATCTTATTATCAAAATtatatttctgttttttttattaagtattatatatataagttaaaccttttttataatattgggttataaattttttttttttaagcttgtTTCCTGTCGCTTTTAACCGACGTCggtttaattaaaatattttggGCGGCACTATTCCCGGTTTTTTTCATTCAGTTagcgtcggttttaaccgacgcaATGAAGCTTATTTTGACGCAACTGAAGATCATTTCGACGCAGACTGTCAGTTagcgtcggttttaaccgacgcaATGAAGCTTATTTCGACGCAACCAAAGATTATTTTGACGCAGACTGTCATGTTACGTCGGTTGAATCCGACGCAATGTCAGTCTATTTCGACACAAGATAAAAACCTgttgtgaattatttgtattAATGCGAAGAAAGgatgtttattttttcttatttacagTTCACGAAATTTTTTGAGCTCTTAATtacactatttttctttttatttaacaattttatacttctaaaaactataataattatatatatatatatattaaattcttttatttaacaattttatacccctaaaaaatgatcgatcttcaatttgaaatatttacactagtggatatcacaaaatcttgtgttatacttaatgaaagtatgaataaactctttaagtgttagtggatgtatcgttttgatggaatacgaattctacgaaactaatttcaacgatcgaaccgtcaaacatgtttgtatataattcgagatcgcatacgccaaaaatcgcaaaaaaacaaCTTTCTGAGACAAAGTAACGGGAAAAACTTATTCGAcggttattaacgaaaaatcacgatttaacggttattttaactccgattttgatgattttttatatgtacactccttcaccctatatgaatacggtgaatgaatgcgatcttcaatttgatatatttacactagtggatatcacaaaatcttgtgTTATACCCATATTAATACAAATTGGtacgttatatttaatatttgtGCATGTTATATTTCATAATTGTATGTTAATAtgatgtttatatgtttttataatttaatacaacaaattatttgcataagaaaaattcattttaaacgaataatgataagataagattggatgTTTATGGTGATTTTAGAATATTTATCATACTATTTTATGAACTAGGTGATCAATTATTTacaataaaaatcaaaattttaattataaattaaccgaacaatgtttgatcaaaagtttcaaaattatatatgtttgattaaaaaaattcaaatataaggCATCTATATCAAAATGATCCTAAAATtatatttctgtttttattaagtattatgtataagttaaattttatatattaaaatattatatgaaataaCATAACtgcttattttttaattttgggtttaactttttttttttttgtctcttgcgtttccatttttttttttagttaaactcttttttatttttttgttgggcGGGAATTTTCCCGGTTTTTTTGCACGGGGAAATGGATTGGAAGATTGGACGTGCGAAGCATCGAAATAATAAATCGTTGCGTCGAAATAATAAGTAGTGGCGTCGGTTTGAACCGACGCAACTACTTATTATTTCGACGCAACCACTTATTATTTCGACGCAACAATTAAtacgtcggttaaaaccgacgcaACCAGTTATTGTTTCGACGCAGGCATTTATTATTTTGATGCCTCGGTTCATTCGCACGTCCAATTCCGAGGACACTGCAATTACTGTCTGTCAGAATAACGTCGGTTCAAACCGACGCAATTGTCCTCTATTTCGACGCTAGGTAAAACTGTCAGACTATAACGTCGGTTTTAAGCGAAGCAATATGTCCCTATTTCGACGCCTCGGTCACATTCACACGTCCAATTCCGAGGCCACTGGAATTACTGTCTGTCAGCAGaacgtcggtttaaaccgacgtaaTTGTCCTCTATTTCG
This window harbors:
- the LOC126633793 gene encoding uncharacterized protein LOC126633793 gives rise to the protein MDKDYKNACWRHHGEQNIGEQNVAIGEEETGDEVIGMHDFLNDVFVQPLTEEGVGPSTEPSIGEGRPEEVETFFRLLEEADQDSWPGCKEFKKLEAVVRLYQIKCLAGMPYDIFTTLLELIKRMLPEGDCLPESCYKAKKLINDLGLTYVKIDACPNDCMIYWKDTSDLTVCSVCGESRYKITNAADRSRKKIAAKVMWYFPLKPRLQRFFMSKHTAEHMRWHAVECPKDEFMRHPSDSPTWKHLDNLYPDFASEIRNVRLGLASDGFNPFGKMRNDHSTWPVVLSVYNLPPWMCMKQLNLLLSLLIPGPRSPGKKIDVYMRPLIDELNELWEVGTPTYDAYSNQSFTMKAAVLWTISDFPAYGMLSGWSTHGYKACPHCMHDKESIYLPASRKICYMGHRQFLEDNHRFRRHNLDVMHIEKNICDSVVGTLLGIEKSKDGLAARVDLEVLNIRRSQHPRREGNRTFLPPALFTLKREEKTAFCNVLSTIRVPDGYSSNLSRCVHVNERKIHGLKSHDCYVLMQQLLPLAIRPVLPKAVTMVLLGLSAIFRQLCSKKESEEGFKELSSRIALTLCQLEKIFPPAFFDIMVHLPVHLADEAALAGPVPYRWMYPIERYLQTLKRYVRNKGYPEGSIAEAYLVDEC
- the LOC126633794 gene encoding uncharacterized protein LOC126633794, with protein sequence MGSGEHVELDLNALDQCHRYILNNCDEVNPFRSQHEEFLKTKHRRERLTMRQIKELSKKEFPKWFKQHMNSSYHANDTLISEDLHWLANYPSRVVSRYKSHIVHGFRFRIKFVDDKHKNQNCGVFVPANVPGAIGQVNCYGRVVDMFEVKYCGPTEVGDRGRAVMLFKCEWVNSESPRGMKTDQYGFTMVNFNQLGFKEDPFILASQALQAFYVEDTIEKDWHVVVRTQPRDLFDVLEDSDAIDDYAIPNLDDRILDNENFHTRVGVEETPFLELLALPTEFVNHANVDDELTDDDGE